The following DNA comes from Poecilia reticulata strain Guanapo linkage group LG16, Guppy_female_1.0+MT, whole genome shotgun sequence.
TGACCTTTGTTCCAGAATGAAAGCTCGGTGctggtttcatgttttaagCCTGTGCAGCTCAGAAACCAGCCGCTTCACTGAACGGAGCCGTTTGTTTCGTCATGTGGAGTCTCAGACTCTGGCCAGCCTCAGCGCGGCGCCGCAGGTGGGCCCCTGCGGCCCCCACACGGACGTTTGGGTTCAGATGTTGCTGCAGCACggcttcttctcctcctcctggctttCTGCTCTGGAGCTGTTCAGGGTCACGGCGCTTATGGACCCTCGCACCACTTCTTTGCTGTTCACCTTTTTATGAATCTctgtgtgacaaaaaatatacatcttgaatatttaaagcatagccagtttatttttttcaaatagagCTTCTGTGGAGTACCTGTGAGTAGTCAGTATGTCATAGACAGTAACACAGCAGATAGTCATCTACTATAGGTAAGATGATTACGACTAACAACTATTCCACAGTACCATAAACAGTATTTACAATCATTCCAGCAGAAGTAACTAAGGGAAGTGATTCAGACACGCGACAATTTGTTgtatgtaaaatgaaaaaagaaattaaaactgacAAATGACCTTCCAAGACTTTGTTGAACGCTGATTCCACGTTAGTCGACTGCAAGGCCGAGGTTTCCAGGAACAACAGACCTTTCTTTTCTAGAGGACAGATTTTATGAGATTGAGTCATACGCTGCAGAATCTCACATGTGATCTTTGAACGTCATGACATCATCAAGTTTCCACCTGCAAAGTCTCTGGCCTCCTCAGTGGGAACTGATCTCTCTGACTCCAGGTCAGTCTTGTTGCCCACCAGCATCACCACGATGTGGGGGTCAGCGTGGTCGTACAGCTCCTTCAGCCAGCGCT
Coding sequences within:
- the rab25b gene encoding ras-related protein Rab-25b isoform X1, which encodes MGSDEAYNFVFKVVLIGESGVGKSNLLSRFTKNEFSHDSRTTIGVEFSTRTVQLNGFYIKAQIWDTAGLERYRAITSAYYRGAVGALLVYDITKHLTYESVERWLKELYDHADPHIVVMLVGNKTDLESERSVPTEEARDFAEKKGLLFLETSALQSTNVESAFNKVLEEIHKKVNSKEVVRGSISAVTLNSSRAESQEEEKKPCCSNI